The following proteins are encoded in a genomic region of Pirellulales bacterium:
- a CDS encoding sugar phosphate isomerase/epimerase family protein, which produces MKFAICNETFLDWPFDRAFDFARECGYTGIEIAPFTIATDANEITASRRAEVRRQAEAADLEVVGLHWLLAKTSGYYLTSPDRAVRERTAQYVRELAHLCRDLGGRIMVFGSPQQRNLLPGVSLEQGLEYAAEVFQAVLPTLEETDVTLAVEPLGPAEGDFLLTADAGAKLVEMVGSHHCRLHLDCKAMSSEGTPIPDIIRKHAGILAHFHANDANRLGPGFGDLDFVPIFAELGMIDYRGWVSVEVFDYTPGIERLARDSIEYMQSCLAEITES; this is translated from the coding sequence ATGAAATTCGCCATTTGCAACGAGACCTTTCTGGACTGGCCGTTTGACAGGGCCTTCGACTTCGCACGCGAGTGCGGATACACGGGCATCGAGATCGCGCCGTTCACGATCGCCACCGACGCCAACGAAATTACCGCCAGCCGTCGGGCCGAGGTGCGCCGCCAGGCCGAGGCCGCGGATCTCGAAGTTGTCGGCCTGCACTGGCTGCTGGCCAAAACGTCGGGCTATTACCTGACCAGTCCGGACCGTGCCGTGCGCGAGCGGACAGCGCAATACGTTCGCGAACTCGCCCATCTCTGCCGCGACCTGGGAGGCCGGATTATGGTCTTCGGCTCGCCGCAGCAGCGCAACCTGCTGCCAGGCGTGTCGCTCGAGCAAGGGCTGGAGTACGCGGCCGAAGTCTTTCAAGCGGTGCTGCCGACACTGGAAGAGACCGACGTCACACTGGCCGTGGAACCACTCGGCCCGGCCGAGGGAGATTTCCTGCTCACGGCCGATGCCGGCGCGAAGCTGGTCGAAATGGTTGGTTCGCACCACTGCCGGTTACATCTGGATTGCAAGGCGATGTCGAGCGAGGGGACGCCGATCCCCGACATTATTCGTAAGCACGCCGGAATTCTCGCGCACTTTCACGCCAACGACGCGAACCGGTTGGGGCCAGGATTTGGCGACCTCGACTTCGTGCCGATCTTCGCGGAGCTGGGCATGATCGACTACCGGGGCTGGGTGTCGGTCGAAGTGTTCGATTACACGCCCGGCATCGAACGGTTGGCGCGCGACAGCATCGAGTACATGCAATCGTGCCTGGCGGAAATAACGGAAAGCTAA